One window from the genome of Fulvivirga lutea encodes:
- a CDS encoding lysophospholipid acyltransferase family protein produces MLYNLLKAYITLGLNTFFKKLKVFNQENIPDSGPILFVANHQNALIDALLIVTHNRRKTYFLTRADAFKSNLAKPFLKSLKMLPVYRMRDGIATVNQNNEIFERCYDLLNNGDCLGIFPEGNHDLRRRLRPLSKGFTRVALGTVERFQTQLHIVPVGINYSDHQKFRGSVSVYFGKPIRVNDYYSGDFNSDSVKLKEAVSEKLKNLIIHIEDLEKYDERVSGLKAAGADLLNPFESNLRLKNLADSKPVARTNESGNSFIANIVSINNLFPLLFWKLVHKKIKDPVMIATYKFCIGVFIFPVFYLFQALTLTFFVNEWIGLIYLILSVFSAPLLTSRTLLK; encoded by the coding sequence ATGCTTTATAATTTACTCAAGGCATATATTACCTTAGGGCTTAATACGTTCTTTAAAAAGCTTAAAGTATTTAATCAGGAGAACATTCCTGATAGTGGCCCCATCCTTTTTGTAGCTAATCATCAGAATGCATTGATTGACGCCTTACTTATTGTTACTCACAACAGGCGCAAAACCTATTTTCTAACTCGTGCGGATGCCTTTAAAAGTAATCTTGCAAAACCTTTTTTGAAATCGTTGAAGATGCTTCCGGTCTATCGTATGAGGGATGGCATTGCTACTGTGAATCAAAATAATGAAATATTCGAGCGGTGCTACGATTTGCTAAATAATGGCGATTGCTTGGGCATTTTCCCCGAAGGAAACCATGATTTAAGAAGAAGGCTTAGACCGTTAAGTAAAGGGTTTACGCGTGTTGCTCTAGGAACTGTAGAAAGATTCCAAACCCAATTGCACATTGTGCCTGTAGGAATAAACTATTCAGATCATCAAAAATTCCGGGGAAGTGTAAGCGTGTATTTTGGCAAGCCCATTAGAGTGAATGATTATTATTCAGGGGACTTTAACTCTGACAGTGTTAAGCTCAAAGAAGCAGTTAGTGAGAAACTTAAAAACCTGATTATACACATTGAAGACTTGGAAAAGTATGATGAAAGAGTTTCGGGGCTCAAAGCAGCAGGTGCAGACTTGCTAAATCCATTTGAATCAAATTTACGCTTAAAGAATCTTGCTGATTCGAAGCCTGTGGCAAGAACTAATGAAAGTGGCAATAGCTTTATTGCCAATATAGTCAGCATCAATAACCTGTTTCCTTTGTTGTTCTGGAAGTTAGTGCATAAAAAAATAAAAGACCCTGTTATGATTGCAACTTATAAGTTTTGCATCGGGGTCTTTATATTTCCAGTATTTTATTTATTCCAAGCCCTTACTCTCACTTTTTTTGTGAACGAATGGATTGGACTTATTTACCTAATTTTGAGTGTTTTCTCCGCCCCATTGTTAACGAGCAGAACTTTACTCAAATAA
- a CDS encoding bile acid:sodium symporter family protein, with protein MTILSLDSVHIAFDEDSLWLLNICLAIIMFGVALDIRLADFKALFKSPKPIIVGLSSQLILLPVLTLILIYIAEPLPSLALGMMLVAACPGGNISNFMSSMAKGNIALSVSLTACTTISAIIFTPLIFTLLGTSYAPTKELLKTFSVSISEVAFTVTFILGIPLISGIMFNHYLLKWTKKLRVVIKPLSIAIFVAFVGVAFYKNKEIFLNYFQYIVYLVFAHNAIAFLGAYLYSGLFQLSLYDRRSITIETGIQNSGLGLILIFSFFDGLGGMAMIAAWWGIWHILSGLTLATFWSYKPVSLTT; from the coding sequence ATTACAATTCTGTCACTCGACTCCGTACATATCGCTTTTGATGAAGACTCGCTCTGGCTGCTAAACATTTGTCTGGCCATTATCATGTTTGGGGTTGCTTTAGACATCCGGCTAGCTGACTTCAAGGCTTTGTTCAAAAGTCCAAAACCTATTATTGTTGGGCTTTCATCACAGCTTATTTTACTTCCGGTACTCACATTAATTCTCATTTATATTGCAGAACCTTTGCCCAGTTTGGCATTGGGAATGATGCTGGTAGCAGCCTGCCCGGGAGGAAATATTTCCAACTTTATGTCGTCAATGGCCAAAGGTAATATAGCTCTATCAGTAAGTTTAACTGCCTGTACCACCATTTCAGCAATTATTTTCACTCCATTAATATTTACATTGTTGGGCACTTCCTATGCGCCCACCAAAGAGTTATTGAAAACCTTTAGTGTCTCGATTAGCGAGGTAGCTTTTACAGTCACATTTATACTTGGTATTCCGCTAATATCGGGCATAATGTTTAATCACTATTTACTAAAATGGACGAAAAAACTGAGGGTTGTAATTAAACCTTTGTCAATAGCAATTTTTGTTGCCTTTGTAGGTGTAGCATTTTATAAAAACAAAGAAATATTCCTTAATTACTTTCAATACATTGTATACCTGGTGTTTGCCCATAATGCTATCGCTTTTCTTGGTGCCTATCTTTACTCGGGATTATTCCAACTTTCATTATATGATCGAAGATCTATTACGATAGAAACAGGTATTCAAAATTCAGGCTTGGGGCTTATATTAATTTTTTCTTTTTTTGATGGATTGGGTGGAATGGCAATGATTGCCGCCTGGTGGGGAATCTGGCACATTCTTTCCGGCTTAACATTAGCTACTTTTTGGTCTTACAAACCCGTTAGCCTTACTACATAA
- a CDS encoding porin family protein — translation MRKIALLLFVLLFSVKSYSQFKLGFQFSPVLSANRVDYESDTESIGSDGTALKVSFGPIADFAITEHYYVSTGVLFCSKRAGFEGQAGNSPASTEEYNLQYVQIPATMKLFTNEVSLDKRVYFQFGGTFDFNIKEEADKDEYVLVEDFRFFDFTLLAGLGLEYQVGTSTILYSGLSYHRGLINAVSEQFDGLGGDLTLKNDYFALNLGIKF, via the coding sequence ATGAGAAAAATTGCATTGCTATTGTTCGTACTTCTGTTTTCTGTAAAAAGTTATAGCCAATTTAAGTTAGGGTTTCAGTTTTCGCCTGTATTGTCAGCAAACCGTGTGGACTATGAATCTGACACAGAAAGTATTGGTAGTGATGGTACTGCATTAAAAGTATCTTTTGGTCCTATCGCAGATTTTGCCATTACAGAGCATTACTATGTAAGTACGGGTGTATTATTCTGCTCTAAGAGAGCCGGTTTTGAAGGTCAGGCTGGTAATAGTCCAGCATCAACAGAGGAATATAACTTGCAGTATGTGCAAATACCTGCAACAATGAAATTATTCACAAATGAAGTGTCATTGGACAAAAGGGTTTACTTTCAATTTGGCGGCACGTTTGATTTTAATATTAAAGAAGAGGCCGATAAAGATGAGTATGTATTAGTTGAAGATTTTCGATTTTTTGATTTCACACTTTTAGCGGGCTTAGGGCTAGAATATCAGGTAGGTACCAGCACTATCTTATATAGCGGACTTTCTTATCATCGGGGACTAATAAATGCTGTTAGTGAACAGTTTGATGGATTGGGTGGAGACCTTACCTTAAAAAATGATTATTTCGCCCTGAATTTGGGAATTAAGTTTTAG
- the gldB gene encoding gliding motility lipoprotein GldB: MKRKIWLFSMLAIVLLNSCSNNDETECVFQPALKNDATIEIEQLEDVLLDIQSKDSLVSFLNNHPIITNYFLRRSSYPNDSVMMETLLRKYANPHIDTLQMEIDRVFGDLSQLKDDLNTAFSHLKYYYPEAQIPKVKTVATGLDFDLYVSDSLIVIGLDYYLGQGAKYRPINMYQYILKRYAPEYIVPSIMLLNGIAPEYNGTSVKDKTILADMISYGKSFYFAKHMMPCTPDSVIIWYTTKEIVGSRKNVDIIWTHFVENELLFETNHMVKKKYIDDRPKTYEIGDEAPGRIGTWLGWQIVRKYMAEHPDVSLPEMMQMESPQQLFKESKFKPDKGGIF; encoded by the coding sequence ATGAAGAGAAAGATATGGTTGTTTAGTATGCTGGCCATCGTGCTTTTAAATTCCTGTAGTAATAACGATGAAACAGAATGCGTATTTCAACCTGCTTTAAAGAATGATGCAACCATTGAAATAGAGCAACTAGAGGATGTTTTGCTCGATATTCAATCAAAAGACTCTTTGGTGAGCTTCTTGAACAATCACCCGATAATTACCAACTATTTTTTGAGACGAAGCAGCTACCCCAACGATTCGGTGATGATGGAAACGCTGTTAAGGAAATATGCAAACCCACACATTGACACGCTTCAAATGGAAATAGATAGAGTGTTTGGTGATTTAAGCCAGCTGAAAGATGATTTGAATACTGCTTTTAGTCATTTGAAATATTACTATCCTGAAGCCCAAATACCAAAAGTGAAAACGGTAGCTACCGGTTTGGATTTCGATCTTTACGTTTCTGATTCGCTAATTGTCATTGGCCTCGATTATTACCTTGGGCAAGGAGCAAAGTATAGGCCAATCAACATGTATCAATATATATTAAAGCGTTACGCACCAGAATACATAGTACCTTCTATCATGCTTTTGAATGGTATTGCACCGGAATACAATGGCACTTCTGTAAAGGATAAAACCATTTTAGCAGATATGATATCTTATGGCAAGTCATTTTACTTTGCCAAGCACATGATGCCCTGCACGCCAGATAGTGTAATCATCTGGTATACAACTAAGGAAATCGTAGGGTCAAGAAAGAATGTTGATATTATCTGGACTCATTTTGTTGAGAATGAGCTACTTTTTGAGACCAATCACATGGTGAAGAAGAAGTATATTGATGATAGGCCCAAAACTTATGAAATTGGTGATGAAGCTCCGGGTAGAATAGGCACTTGGTTAGGTTGGCAAATTGTGAGAAAATATATGGCTGAACACCCAGACGTTTCGCTTCCTGAAATGATGCAAATGGAAAGCCCTCAACAATTATTCAAAGAATCGAAATTTAAGCCTGATAAAGGAGGCATTTTCTAG
- a CDS encoding uracil-DNA glycosylase family protein, with protein sequence MTFGEKVIHFYKNLQLPTGLPEGVEILDPFADDTVKTIVEHFNNKFFNDTNPRTFLIGINPGRLGGGTTGIPFTDPIRLEEELGIENSFDRKQELSSNFVYQMIDRLGGAEFFYSKFYFTSACPVGFTKDGKNLNYYDIKELQEALDDYNVDQLQKQKDFGANDIAYSIGQGKNVAYLKQLNKKHKFFKEIRPLPHPRWVMQYRLKRLGEFLELYKKELLG encoded by the coding sequence ATGACATTCGGGGAAAAGGTTATACATTTTTATAAAAACTTGCAGCTGCCAACCGGCTTACCGGAAGGTGTAGAAATACTGGATCCTTTTGCTGATGATACGGTTAAAACTATTGTTGAACATTTTAATAACAAGTTCTTTAATGATACTAACCCAAGAACTTTTCTTATTGGGATAAATCCCGGACGGTTAGGAGGCGGAACAACAGGTATACCATTTACAGATCCTATCAGGTTAGAAGAAGAGTTGGGGATAGAAAACTCTTTCGATAGAAAGCAGGAACTCTCATCTAATTTTGTTTATCAAATGATCGACAGATTGGGAGGTGCGGAGTTTTTCTATTCTAAATTTTACTTTACTTCAGCTTGCCCTGTGGGTTTTACCAAAGACGGTAAAAATTTGAATTACTACGATATAAAAGAACTTCAGGAAGCCTTGGATGACTATAATGTAGATCAATTGCAAAAACAGAAAGACTTTGGGGCGAATGATATTGCTTACAGTATCGGTCAGGGTAAAAATGTCGCTTACCTAAAACAGCTCAACAAAAAGCACAAATTCTTTAAGGAAATAAGACCACTACCACATCCTCGTTGGGTTATGCAATACAGATTGAAACGGTTAGGAGAATTTCTGGAATTATACAAAAAGGAGTTACTGGGTTAA
- a CDS encoding DUF5916 domain-containing protein produces the protein MKKTLVGCLLLCATINLFGQADAPVNTYNTVRLVGDAPRIDGLITDASWDQAEWGGGNFVQRSPIDGAEPSAQTKFKILYDSKNLYIAIRNYDPDPSKIVSRLSRRDGFDGDRVTIMFDSYFDKRTAFSFTASSSGVKGEEYVSNNGENWDEKWDPIWYLETSIDDQGWVAEMRIPLSQLRFANKQEHVWGMQISRYFFRKDEWSLWEPVALDAVGWVHHFGELRNIKGVKPQKQLEIQPYIVAKTERHLREEGNPYATGKSSDVEVGIDAKIGITSDITLDLTVNPDFGQVEADPSQVNLTAFQLFFPEQRPFFLEGNNILTFPTSTNFDNLFYSRRIGRKPQIRVDTDESGNDDVDEYVNASDNSRILTSMKLTGKNKNGFSWGILESITHKESAEIDSLGIKREETIEPGTNYLIGRVQQDLNEGQTVFGGMVTSVNRKNEENTYDLVDNAFSGGLDITHFFNNRKYSVAGKIAASKVDGSFRSITRLQESSERYYQRTDNDYRHVDTTRNSLSGTSGTVEFGKRSGKLLFSSALSWNSPGFEINDVGFLSQTDQISNRSWIRYRIVKPTNLFRTMRIDARPIQTWDYGHNLLDRRIEFDSYFQLKNYWEVGSGGHTEFFNASNADLRGGPSLVYPNSSSYWIWAATDNRKKVRFELNPWWRWSDENFRSTNGWWSRLTLRPTNALNVNFTGSVSWSSNQLQYVATKEFNGENRYLVANIDQTIYNVSLRVTYVITPNLSIQYWGQPFAASGKYSNFKRVTNGSASEYRDRFQLLNTSMAEDADEINIDENNDGITDYSISNPNFNFAQFQSNMVLRWEYIPGSTLFLVWTQSRNESPSTDRYSFDHLYNSLFEKYPNNVFLIKYTYRFVL, from the coding sequence ATGAAAAAAACGCTTGTCGGCTGTTTATTGTTATGTGCCACTATTAACCTATTCGGCCAAGCCGATGCGCCTGTTAATACTTACAATACCGTTCGACTAGTAGGTGATGCTCCAAGAATAGACGGCTTGATTACAGATGCATCCTGGGATCAAGCCGAGTGGGGTGGTGGTAATTTCGTTCAAAGATCTCCGATCGATGGTGCCGAACCATCTGCGCAAACCAAATTTAAAATACTATACGATTCCAAAAATCTCTATATCGCCATTAGAAACTATGACCCTGACCCCTCAAAGATTGTAAGCCGATTATCGCGAAGAGACGGATTTGACGGTGACCGAGTGACGATCATGTTTGATAGCTATTTCGATAAAAGAACGGCCTTTTCATTTACTGCCTCCTCGTCAGGTGTGAAAGGCGAAGAATATGTTTCCAATAATGGTGAAAACTGGGATGAAAAGTGGGACCCTATTTGGTATCTGGAAACCAGTATTGATGATCAGGGTTGGGTGGCTGAGATGAGAATACCTTTAAGCCAGTTGCGTTTCGCAAATAAGCAAGAGCATGTGTGGGGCATGCAAATTTCCAGGTATTTCTTTAGAAAAGACGAATGGTCGCTTTGGGAGCCAGTGGCACTGGATGCTGTTGGGTGGGTGCATCATTTTGGCGAATTGAGGAATATAAAAGGTGTGAAGCCTCAAAAACAATTAGAAATTCAACCTTACATAGTAGCTAAAACTGAACGCCATTTGAGGGAAGAGGGAAATCCTTATGCTACGGGAAAAAGCTCTGATGTTGAAGTGGGGATAGATGCTAAAATTGGAATAACCAGCGATATCACTTTAGACCTTACCGTAAACCCTGACTTTGGGCAGGTGGAAGCGGATCCATCGCAGGTTAATTTAACGGCCTTTCAACTTTTCTTTCCCGAACAAAGGCCCTTTTTTCTTGAGGGCAATAATATTCTCACTTTTCCGACCAGCACTAATTTTGATAACCTCTTTTATTCCAGAAGAATTGGCCGTAAACCACAAATAAGAGTAGATACAGATGAAAGTGGAAATGATGATGTCGATGAGTATGTAAATGCCTCTGATAATTCAAGGATTCTAACCTCCATGAAACTAACCGGCAAAAACAAAAACGGCTTTTCATGGGGCATATTGGAGTCCATCACTCATAAAGAATCTGCTGAAATAGATAGTCTTGGAATAAAAAGAGAGGAAACCATTGAACCGGGCACAAATTATTTAATTGGTAGAGTGCAGCAAGATTTGAATGAGGGCCAAACTGTTTTTGGTGGAATGGTGACGAGTGTAAACAGAAAAAACGAAGAAAATACTTATGATTTGGTGGATAACGCATTTAGTGGAGGACTGGATATAACGCACTTTTTTAATAATAGAAAATATTCCGTTGCAGGTAAAATTGCTGCCAGCAAAGTTGATGGGTCATTTAGGTCTATCACCCGCCTGCAAGAATCATCTGAAAGATATTATCAGCGTACTGATAATGATTATCGACATGTAGACACAACTAGAAACTCATTAAGTGGTACATCAGGCACGGTGGAGTTTGGGAAAAGAAGCGGAAAGCTACTTTTTAGTTCCGCATTATCCTGGAACTCCCCTGGCTTTGAAATTAACGATGTTGGGTTTTTATCACAGACCGATCAAATCTCGAACAGATCATGGATAAGATACCGCATCGTGAAGCCTACAAATCTATTTAGAACCATGAGAATAGATGCCCGGCCTATTCAAACCTGGGATTATGGTCATAATTTATTAGACCGAAGAATTGAGTTTGATTCTTATTTTCAGTTGAAAAATTATTGGGAAGTAGGATCCGGTGGCCATACTGAATTTTTTAATGCATCGAATGCCGATTTACGTGGTGGACCAAGCCTTGTTTACCCTAATTCATCGTCCTATTGGATTTGGGCCGCCACTGATAATCGTAAAAAAGTACGTTTTGAGCTGAACCCCTGGTGGCGTTGGTCGGATGAAAATTTCCGATCTACCAATGGTTGGTGGTCGAGACTAACTTTGCGCCCAACCAATGCATTGAATGTGAATTTCACAGGTAGCGTCAGTTGGTCGTCTAATCAATTGCAATACGTTGCCACTAAAGAATTTAATGGTGAGAATCGCTATTTAGTAGCTAACATAGACCAGACCATTTATAATGTGTCTTTGAGAGTAACCTATGTGATCACTCCTAACCTATCCATTCAATATTGGGGACAGCCTTTTGCGGCATCGGGTAAGTATTCGAACTTCAAGAGGGTTACGAATGGTAGCGCTTCCGAATATCGCGATAGATTTCAGTTACTTAATACCAGCATGGCAGAAGATGCAGATGAAATTAACATAGATGAAAATAATGATGGTATCACTGACTATTCTATTAGCAACCCCAATTTCAACTTTGCACAATTTCAATCGAACATGGTTTTGCGATGGGAGTATATTCCGGGCTCTACATTATTCCTTGTTTGGACACAAAGCAGAAATGAGTCGCCTTCCACTGACAGATATTCCTTTGATCATTTGTATAACTCGCTATTCGAAAAGTATCCGAATAATGTGTTCCTGATTAAATATACCTACCGTTTCGTGCTTTAA
- a CDS encoding DUF3592 domain-containing protein: MAVTEDQKQKVKELLSEGRKIEAIKWLRETFSIGLKEAKILAEHIEEEMHPSEFKSPSFTPNARRDKMGKRITAVFAIIGLIMMGFAIVDASIDSKLASTGIETKGKVIDNPAQPVIEYSVNDSIYYYYSTTSSSPPSYYIGEEVDLFINPDNPSHVLVNTFTDRWLLEAILGGMGLIFTLVGLSVNKLS; encoded by the coding sequence ATGGCCGTTACCGAAGACCAGAAACAGAAAGTAAAGGAGCTTTTATCCGAAGGCAGAAAAATTGAGGCCATTAAATGGCTGAGAGAAACTTTTAGCATTGGACTAAAAGAAGCCAAAATTCTTGCAGAGCATATTGAAGAGGAAATGCACCCTTCCGAGTTTAAAAGCCCAAGCTTTACACCGAACGCCCGCAGAGATAAAATGGGCAAGCGTATTACGGCAGTTTTTGCCATAATCGGTTTAATTATGATGGGCTTTGCTATTGTTGATGCTTCAATAGATTCTAAGTTGGCCAGCACAGGTATTGAAACAAAGGGCAAAGTCATTGACAATCCGGCCCAGCCAGTAATTGAATATTCTGTGAACGACAGTATCTATTATTACTATTCAACTACATCGAGCAGTCCACCAAGCTATTATATTGGAGAGGAAGTTGATCTGTTTATCAATCCAGATAACCCTAGTCATGTGCTAGTTAATACATTTACTGACCGATGGTTACTCGAAGCAATTCTTGGCGGGATGGGTTTGATCTTCACGCTCGTTGGTCTGTCGGTGAACAAATTATCATAA
- a CDS encoding acyl-CoA thioesterase, which produces MNFHTRKWVKPEDLNPNASLFGGSLLKWIDEEAAIYAIIQLENHRCVTKFISEINFVSSAKQGDIIELGMEATNFGKTSLTIKCEVRNKLTHKTILAIDRIVFVSLDEQGNPKPHGKTEVTYVKDRLGKG; this is translated from the coding sequence ATGAATTTTCATACAAGAAAGTGGGTAAAGCCAGAAGACCTAAACCCTAATGCCAGCCTCTTTGGAGGGAGCTTACTTAAATGGATCGATGAAGAAGCCGCTATTTACGCCATTATACAGTTGGAGAATCACAGGTGTGTAACAAAGTTTATATCCGAGATAAATTTTGTGAGCTCGGCCAAACAAGGAGATATTATTGAATTGGGCATGGAGGCCACAAATTTTGGCAAAACGTCACTCACCATAAAATGTGAAGTAAGAAATAAGCTCACTCATAAAACCATATTGGCTATTGATAGAATTGTTTTTGTGAGCCTGGATGAACAGGGCAACCCGAAACCTCATGGTAAAACGGAGGTTACCTATGTGAAAGATCGTTTGGGTAAGGGTTAG
- a CDS encoding saccharopine dehydrogenase family protein — protein MKDILIYGSYGYTGKLIVEEALAKGLKPTLAGRNEKAVKAQADETKLDYLVFDLSEEDKLNKALADHKIIIHCAGPFIHTAEQVAKACIKNKTHYLDITGEFQVFEALKNMSSKAEEAGIMLLPGAGFDVVPSDCLANHLKAKLPTATNLTLAFTGLGGGLSRGTAKTMVENSHEGQTVRKNGELVSSSISTANINYGEFEQISLGISWGDISSAYFSTGIPNIEVFMGSHEKQIKQVKTMAWFRPLLKLRFVKSYLQKQIDKKPAGPSDEKREKGKMFLWGKVSIGNESVEARLNTPNGYTLTASTSVLIAKKILDENFKTGFQTPASAYGSGLILEVPDTKLTD, from the coding sequence ATGAAAGATATACTGATTTACGGCTCTTACGGCTACACAGGGAAATTAATTGTTGAAGAGGCATTAGCGAAGGGGTTAAAGCCTACACTAGCCGGAAGAAATGAAAAAGCGGTTAAAGCTCAGGCCGATGAAACCAAATTGGACTACCTGGTTTTTGATTTAAGCGAAGAGGACAAACTGAACAAGGCTCTCGCTGACCATAAAATTATCATTCATTGTGCAGGCCCATTTATTCACACTGCTGAACAAGTGGCAAAAGCTTGCATTAAAAACAAAACTCACTACCTCGATATAACTGGTGAATTTCAGGTATTCGAGGCGTTGAAAAATATGTCATCCAAAGCTGAAGAAGCTGGCATTATGCTTTTACCAGGCGCTGGGTTTGATGTAGTGCCATCAGATTGCCTGGCCAATCACCTAAAAGCCAAATTACCTACAGCTACTAATCTAACATTGGCCTTTACAGGTCTTGGTGGTGGACTGTCCAGAGGCACTGCCAAGACGATGGTAGAAAATTCTCATGAGGGGCAAACTGTTAGAAAGAATGGGGAATTAGTAAGTTCTTCCATATCCACTGCTAACATTAATTATGGCGAGTTTGAACAGATATCTTTAGGCATTTCATGGGGAGATATTTCATCGGCCTATTTTAGCACAGGCATTCCCAATATTGAGGTATTTATGGGTTCACATGAAAAGCAGATAAAACAAGTAAAAACAATGGCCTGGTTCAGGCCACTTTTAAAACTGCGCTTTGTTAAAAGCTATCTGCAAAAGCAGATTGATAAAAAGCCTGCCGGCCCAAGTGATGAAAAACGTGAAAAGGGAAAAATGTTTTTGTGGGGTAAAGTTTCCATTGGTAACGAGAGTGTTGAAGCAAGGCTTAATACACCTAATGGTTATACACTCACAGCCAGCACATCGGTATTGATTGCTAAGAAAATATTGGATGAAAATTTTAAAACTGGATTTCAAACACCAGCTTCTGCTTATGGCTCTGGTTTGATTTTAGAAGTGCCTGATACAAAACTTACTGACTAA
- a CDS encoding TPM domain-containing protein, with translation MARQFEFTQEQKEAIKKAVQNAESKTSGEIVPFFVSAADNYEESNLRAAIAFGIFALGSAAMLSFNWHLPFTVTPWEVSLFTLVMSGIGYLLSRNIDFIKKLFTTPELMQAKVEERAAREFLNHEVFNTENRTGILIMVSHFEHMVDVLGDSGINKKVESSQWQEVVKLIVEGIKNNDPTAGIINGINKCGDLLEASGVHKPEGNSNELSDDIRLG, from the coding sequence ATGGCCAGACAATTTGAATTTACACAGGAACAGAAAGAAGCTATTAAAAAAGCCGTTCAAAATGCCGAAAGTAAAACTTCAGGTGAGATTGTCCCTTTTTTCGTGTCGGCAGCAGATAATTATGAGGAAAGCAACTTAAGAGCAGCTATTGCATTCGGAATTTTTGCTTTAGGCAGTGCAGCCATGTTATCTTTTAACTGGCACTTACCTTTTACTGTTACCCCCTGGGAGGTAAGTTTGTTTACCTTGGTAATGAGTGGAATAGGCTATCTGCTTTCAAGAAACATTGACTTCATTAAGAAATTATTCACCACTCCCGAATTAATGCAAGCCAAAGTTGAGGAACGAGCAGCTCGGGAGTTTCTGAACCATGAAGTTTTTAATACTGAAAATCGAACAGGTATATTAATTATGGTTAGCCATTTTGAACACATGGTTGACGTTTTGGGTGATTCAGGCATCAATAAAAAAGTAGAGAGCAGCCAGTGGCAAGAGGTTGTTAAGTTGATTGTGGAAGGAATAAAAAATAATGACCCCACTGCGGGCATTATTAACGGAATAAATAAATGTGGTGATTTGCTGGAAGCTTCAGGAGTACATAAACCTGAAGGAAATAGTAATGAACTATCGGATGATATAAGACTAGGATGA
- a CDS encoding TPM domain-containing protein: MIRPNHLFILCLLILCPFITKGQDVQPIPQLWARVTDQTNTLSSGEVQQLENRLESLEKSKGSQIAVLIVPTTGPEPIEDYSIRVADKWKIGREGIDDGVILLIAKNDRKLRIEVGYGLEGAITDLQSKRIIEEYITPNFKQGDFYGGISEGVEALAGLIAGEELPEPTNSDYTSSEDGSGWWFAIFMFSMVVGGISSSKYGKWKGAGIGAVVAFLTGTLLIGLFAGIGISFFLFIITALSGGGGGGGGRYYGGGYSGGGSSSFGGGGGFSGGGGSFGGGGASGSW; encoded by the coding sequence ATGATCAGACCGAACCATTTATTTATTCTCTGTTTACTTATTCTATGTCCTTTTATTACCAAAGGACAGGATGTTCAACCCATTCCACAGCTTTGGGCAAGAGTAACAGATCAAACCAATACCTTAAGTAGCGGTGAAGTTCAGCAACTTGAAAACCGACTAGAATCACTGGAAAAAAGTAAAGGCAGTCAAATAGCTGTTCTGATCGTTCCAACTACAGGCCCCGAGCCCATTGAAGATTACTCTATTCGGGTTGCCGATAAATGGAAAATTGGAAGAGAGGGCATAGATGATGGGGTCATTCTCCTCATAGCCAAAAACGATAGAAAGCTTCGGATTGAAGTGGGCTATGGTCTTGAAGGAGCCATCACTGATTTACAGTCGAAAAGAATTATAGAAGAATATATTACACCCAACTTTAAACAAGGTGATTTTTATGGTGGCATTAGTGAAGGTGTAGAGGCGTTGGCAGGACTTATTGCTGGTGAAGAACTTCCTGAGCCAACCAATTCAGATTACACTTCGAGTGAAGATGGTTCTGGTTGGTGGTTTGCAATATTTATGTTTTCCATGGTAGTTGGTGGAATAAGCTCAAGTAAATACGGGAAATGGAAGGGTGCTGGAATTGGAGCGGTGGTAGCCTTTCTTACAGGCACTCTTCTTATTGGTCTTTTTGCAGGAATTGGCATTAGTTTTTTCCTATTTATAATCACAGCTCTTTCTGGTGGTGGTGGTGGGGGGGGAGGCCGATATTATGGTGGTGGATATAGCGGAGGTGGCAGCAGCAGCTTCGGTGGTGGTGGTGGATTCAGCGGTGGCGGTGGTAGTTTTGGTGGTGGAGGAGCCTCAGGTAGTTGGTAA